In Phalacrocorax aristotelis chromosome 6, bGulAri2.1, whole genome shotgun sequence, one DNA window encodes the following:
- the CDCP2 gene encoding CUB domain-containing protein 2 isoform X3 codes for MGCMGLGWLAALAMLCGAVGDASSRGIKCGGVLSAPSGNFSSPNFPEPYPYETECTWLIVVAEGSSVLLSFSHFELEYHATCAYDYLQVYNGATRDQGNLLGTFCGRSPPPPFASAWHIMAVVFHSDRHVAKHGFAAAYRKDACGGQLTGLSGEITSPRYPESYPNDAECRWSIRGAGSGSPLTLVFADFQVEGGQGCGFDYVAIFDGPTTAAPCLGHYCGSARPPRTVSSAPHLLVLFKSDFNIGGRGFKAHFYSGECQEVFTTIKGNFSSPQYPNFYPNNLKCQWNIQLPPGYRIKVFFMDMELEGRSSLTDSCDYDYLAAFDGGAENGSLLGQWCGQESPAPITSSHNQLLLVLHTDRNMAKRGFSVAYVGVVPMNVSCTRTDFHIQIPVQSLAQLERNRIYLGTPSCAAQVVGRNFKIHTRFDTCGTESQKRNNTSVIISTLYINFSVGNQEDIHQYKVQCEPKRKEASVTLIAGPEPSRLSQAENLVGAQQQDGGVMDTHEIKSQDTSDIVFISICILAGLLMVIAVVGLVLL; via the exons ATGGGGTgcatggggctgggctggctggcaGCACTGGCCATGCTGTGTGGGGCTGTCGGGGATGCTTCCAGCAGAG GCATCAAATGTGGGGGGGTGCTTTCCGCACCCTCTGGCAATTTCTCCAGCCCCAACTTCCCAGAGCCGTACCCCTATGAGACGGAGTGCACGTGGCTGATTGTGGTGGCCGAGGGCTCCTCCGTCCTGCTCTCCTTCAGCCACTTCGAGCTGGAGTACCACGCCACCTGCGCCTATGACTACCTCCAGGTCTACAACGGGGCAACCCGGGACCAGGGCAATCTCCTGGGCACTTTCTGTGGCCGCAGCCCCCCACCACCCTTCGCCTCTGCCTGGCACATCATGGCTGTTGTCTTCCACTCTGACCGCCATGTGGCCAAGCACGGCTTCGCAGCTGCCTACCGAAAAG ATGCTTGCGGTGGGCAGCTGACTGGGCTGTCCGGGGAGATCACCAGCCCCCGCTATCCCGAGAGCTACCCCAACGATGCCGAGTGCCGCTGGAGCATCAGGGGGGCCGGCAGTGGCAGTCCCCTCACCCTGGTGTTCGCTGACTTCCAAGTGGAGGGGGGTCAGGGCTGTGGCTTCGACTATGTGGCCATTTTTGATGGGCCCACCACTGCCGCCCCCTGCCTGGGACACTACTGTGGCAGCGCCCGCCCACCCCGCACTGTCTCCTCCGCCCCACACCTCCTTGTCCTCTTCAAGTCTGACTTCAACATCGGTGGCAGGGGCTTCAAGGCCCATTTCTACTCAG GTGAGTGCCAGGAGGTGTTCACCACCATCAAAGGCAATTTCTCCAGCCCTCAGTATCCCAACTTCTACCCCAACAACCTCAAGTGCCAGTGGAACATCCAGCTGCCCCCAGGCTATCGCATCAAGGTCTTCTTCATGGACATGGAGCTGGAGGGCCGGAGCAGCCTGACAGACAGCTGCGACTACGACTACCTGGCCGCCTTTGATGGTGGTGCTGAGAACGGGTCCCTGCTGGGGCAGTGGTGTGGGCAGGAGAGCCCAGCACCCATCACCTCCAGCCACAATCAGCTGCTGCTTGTCCTCCACACCGACCGCAACATGGCCAAGAGAGGCTTCTCTGTTGCCTACGTGGGAG TTGTGCCCATGAACGTCAGCTGCACCCGGACGGACTTCCACATCCAGATCCCTGTGCAGTCCCTGGCCCAGCTGGAGAGGAATAGGATTTATTTGGGGACCCCCTCCTGTGCAGCCCAGGTGGTTGGCAGGAACTTCAAAATACACACCAGGTTTGACACCTGTGGCACTGAATCCCAG AAACGCAACAACACATCCGTCATCATCAGCACCCTCTACATCAATTTTTCGGTGGGCAACCAGGAGGACATCCATCAGTACAAGGTGCAGTGTGAGCCAAAGAGGAAAGAAGCCTCAGTGACTCTCATTGCCGGCCCTGAACCATCCAGGCTCAGCCAGGCAGAAAACCTGGTAGGTGCCCAACAGCAGGATGGTGGAGTGATGGACACCCATGAAATCAAGAGCCAGGACACCAGCGACATTGTCTTCATCAGCATCTGCATCCTGGCTGGGCTTCTCATGGTCATCGCAGTGGTGGGGCTCGTGCTTCTGTAG
- the CDCP2 gene encoding CUB domain-containing protein 2 isoform X2, protein MGCMGLGWLAALAMLCGAVGDASSRGIKCGGVLSAPSGNFSSPNFPEPYPYETECTWLIVVAEGSSVLLSFSHFELEYHATCAYDYLQVYNGATRDQGNLLGTFCGRSPPPPFASAWHIMAVVFHSDRHVAKHGFAAAYRKDACGGQLTGLSGEITSPRYPESYPNDAECRWSIRGAGSGSPLTLVFADFQVEGGQGCGFDYVAIFDGPTTAAPCLGHYCGSARPPRTVSSAPHLLVLFKSDFNIGGRGFKAHFYSGECQEVFTTIKGNFSSPQYPNFYPNNLKCQWNIQLPPGYRIKVFFMDMELEGRSSLTDSCDYDYLAAFDGGAENGSLLGQWCGQESPAPITSSHNQLLLVLHTDRNMAKRGFSVAYVGVVPMNVSCTRTDFHIQIPVQSLAQLERNRIYLGTPSCAAQVVGRNFKIHTRFDTCGTESQKRNNTSVIISTLYINFSVGNQEDIHQYKVQCEPKRKEASVTLIAGPEPSRLSQAENLHAQVSTALSAILASLPESETVGMVVSVTFQRWHQEEGLAPLGLTRFLLPTSVTPDLHP, encoded by the exons ATGGGGTgcatggggctgggctggctggcaGCACTGGCCATGCTGTGTGGGGCTGTCGGGGATGCTTCCAGCAGAG GCATCAAATGTGGGGGGGTGCTTTCCGCACCCTCTGGCAATTTCTCCAGCCCCAACTTCCCAGAGCCGTACCCCTATGAGACGGAGTGCACGTGGCTGATTGTGGTGGCCGAGGGCTCCTCCGTCCTGCTCTCCTTCAGCCACTTCGAGCTGGAGTACCACGCCACCTGCGCCTATGACTACCTCCAGGTCTACAACGGGGCAACCCGGGACCAGGGCAATCTCCTGGGCACTTTCTGTGGCCGCAGCCCCCCACCACCCTTCGCCTCTGCCTGGCACATCATGGCTGTTGTCTTCCACTCTGACCGCCATGTGGCCAAGCACGGCTTCGCAGCTGCCTACCGAAAAG ATGCTTGCGGTGGGCAGCTGACTGGGCTGTCCGGGGAGATCACCAGCCCCCGCTATCCCGAGAGCTACCCCAACGATGCCGAGTGCCGCTGGAGCATCAGGGGGGCCGGCAGTGGCAGTCCCCTCACCCTGGTGTTCGCTGACTTCCAAGTGGAGGGGGGTCAGGGCTGTGGCTTCGACTATGTGGCCATTTTTGATGGGCCCACCACTGCCGCCCCCTGCCTGGGACACTACTGTGGCAGCGCCCGCCCACCCCGCACTGTCTCCTCCGCCCCACACCTCCTTGTCCTCTTCAAGTCTGACTTCAACATCGGTGGCAGGGGCTTCAAGGCCCATTTCTACTCAG GTGAGTGCCAGGAGGTGTTCACCACCATCAAAGGCAATTTCTCCAGCCCTCAGTATCCCAACTTCTACCCCAACAACCTCAAGTGCCAGTGGAACATCCAGCTGCCCCCAGGCTATCGCATCAAGGTCTTCTTCATGGACATGGAGCTGGAGGGCCGGAGCAGCCTGACAGACAGCTGCGACTACGACTACCTGGCCGCCTTTGATGGTGGTGCTGAGAACGGGTCCCTGCTGGGGCAGTGGTGTGGGCAGGAGAGCCCAGCACCCATCACCTCCAGCCACAATCAGCTGCTGCTTGTCCTCCACACCGACCGCAACATGGCCAAGAGAGGCTTCTCTGTTGCCTACGTGGGAG TTGTGCCCATGAACGTCAGCTGCACCCGGACGGACTTCCACATCCAGATCCCTGTGCAGTCCCTGGCCCAGCTGGAGAGGAATAGGATTTATTTGGGGACCCCCTCCTGTGCAGCCCAGGTGGTTGGCAGGAACTTCAAAATACACACCAGGTTTGACACCTGTGGCACTGAATCCCAG AAACGCAACAACACATCCGTCATCATCAGCACCCTCTACATCAATTTTTCGGTGGGCAACCAGGAGGACATCCATCAGTACAAGGTGCAGTGTGAGCCAAAGAGGAAAGAAGCCTCAGTGACTCTCATTGCCGGCCCTGAACCATCCAGGCTCAGCCAGGCAGAAAACCTG catGCCCAGGTGTCCACTGCTCTGAGTGCCATACTGGCGTCGCTCCCAGAGTCTGAAACTGTGGGCATGGTGGTTTCAGTAACCTTTCAAAGATGGCATCAGGAGGAGGGCCTCGCTCCCCTGGGACTGACACGTTTTTTGCTGCCAACCTCAGTGACACCAGACCTCCACCCTTGA
- the CDCP2 gene encoding CUB domain-containing protein 2 isoform X1 yields MQRLGYIQLSASKSLGKRECQLPWKKHDRQLQKVARPLVREDLPARGWGAWGWAGWQHWPCCVGLSGMLPAEASPGKGTLHPPLYPPGIKCGGVLSAPSGNFSSPNFPEPYPYETECTWLIVVAEGSSVLLSFSHFELEYHATCAYDYLQVYNGATRDQGNLLGTFCGRSPPPPFASAWHIMAVVFHSDRHVAKHGFAAAYRKDACGGQLTGLSGEITSPRYPESYPNDAECRWSIRGAGSGSPLTLVFADFQVEGGQGCGFDYVAIFDGPTTAAPCLGHYCGSARPPRTVSSAPHLLVLFKSDFNIGGRGFKAHFYSGECQEVFTTIKGNFSSPQYPNFYPNNLKCQWNIQLPPGYRIKVFFMDMELEGRSSLTDSCDYDYLAAFDGGAENGSLLGQWCGQESPAPITSSHNQLLLVLHTDRNMAKRGFSVAYVGVVPMNVSCTRTDFHIQIPVQSLAQLERNRIYLGTPSCAAQVVGRNFKIHTRFDTCGTESQKRNNTSVIISTLYINFSVGNQEDIHQYKVQCEPKRKEASVTLIAGPEPSRLSQAENLVGAQQQDGGVMDTHEIKSQDTSDIVFISICILAGLLMVIAVVGLVLL; encoded by the exons ATGCAGAGGCTTGGTTACATTCAGCTGAGTGCATCCAAGAGCCTGGGCAAGAGGGAGTGTCAgctgccgtggaaaaaacatG ataGACAGCTCCAAAAGGTTGCTCGGCCACTGGTGAGGGAAGATTTGCCTGCCAGAGGATGGGGTgcatggggctgggctggctggcaGCACTGGCCATGCTGTGTGGGGCTGTCGGGGATGCTTCCAGCAGAG GCTTCCCCTGGAAAAGGGACATTACATCCACCTCTGTATCCCCCAGGCATCAAATGTGGGGGGGTGCTTTCCGCACCCTCTGGCAATTTCTCCAGCCCCAACTTCCCAGAGCCGTACCCCTATGAGACGGAGTGCACGTGGCTGATTGTGGTGGCCGAGGGCTCCTCCGTCCTGCTCTCCTTCAGCCACTTCGAGCTGGAGTACCACGCCACCTGCGCCTATGACTACCTCCAGGTCTACAACGGGGCAACCCGGGACCAGGGCAATCTCCTGGGCACTTTCTGTGGCCGCAGCCCCCCACCACCCTTCGCCTCTGCCTGGCACATCATGGCTGTTGTCTTCCACTCTGACCGCCATGTGGCCAAGCACGGCTTCGCAGCTGCCTACCGAAAAG ATGCTTGCGGTGGGCAGCTGACTGGGCTGTCCGGGGAGATCACCAGCCCCCGCTATCCCGAGAGCTACCCCAACGATGCCGAGTGCCGCTGGAGCATCAGGGGGGCCGGCAGTGGCAGTCCCCTCACCCTGGTGTTCGCTGACTTCCAAGTGGAGGGGGGTCAGGGCTGTGGCTTCGACTATGTGGCCATTTTTGATGGGCCCACCACTGCCGCCCCCTGCCTGGGACACTACTGTGGCAGCGCCCGCCCACCCCGCACTGTCTCCTCCGCCCCACACCTCCTTGTCCTCTTCAAGTCTGACTTCAACATCGGTGGCAGGGGCTTCAAGGCCCATTTCTACTCAG GTGAGTGCCAGGAGGTGTTCACCACCATCAAAGGCAATTTCTCCAGCCCTCAGTATCCCAACTTCTACCCCAACAACCTCAAGTGCCAGTGGAACATCCAGCTGCCCCCAGGCTATCGCATCAAGGTCTTCTTCATGGACATGGAGCTGGAGGGCCGGAGCAGCCTGACAGACAGCTGCGACTACGACTACCTGGCCGCCTTTGATGGTGGTGCTGAGAACGGGTCCCTGCTGGGGCAGTGGTGTGGGCAGGAGAGCCCAGCACCCATCACCTCCAGCCACAATCAGCTGCTGCTTGTCCTCCACACCGACCGCAACATGGCCAAGAGAGGCTTCTCTGTTGCCTACGTGGGAG TTGTGCCCATGAACGTCAGCTGCACCCGGACGGACTTCCACATCCAGATCCCTGTGCAGTCCCTGGCCCAGCTGGAGAGGAATAGGATTTATTTGGGGACCCCCTCCTGTGCAGCCCAGGTGGTTGGCAGGAACTTCAAAATACACACCAGGTTTGACACCTGTGGCACTGAATCCCAG AAACGCAACAACACATCCGTCATCATCAGCACCCTCTACATCAATTTTTCGGTGGGCAACCAGGAGGACATCCATCAGTACAAGGTGCAGTGTGAGCCAAAGAGGAAAGAAGCCTCAGTGACTCTCATTGCCGGCCCTGAACCATCCAGGCTCAGCCAGGCAGAAAACCTGGTAGGTGCCCAACAGCAGGATGGTGGAGTGATGGACACCCATGAAATCAAGAGCCAGGACACCAGCGACATTGTCTTCATCAGCATCTGCATCCTGGCTGGGCTTCTCATGGTCATCGCAGTGGTGGGGCTCGTGCTTCTGTAG